A genomic segment from Acetonema longum DSM 6540 encodes:
- the gltX gene encoding glutamate--tRNA ligase — protein sequence MVNSEFRVRFAPSPTGPFHIGGARSALFNWLLAKKQGGTLVLRIEDTDLERSSRESEENIKSALRWLGIVWNEGIDAGGAYGPYRQTERLEFYQQYTDKLISEGKAYYCYCSEDELEAERQELSGKGETPRYLGRCRHLSEAQKQQFIAEGRKPTVRFHVPEHQQIVFSDQVRGVVSFESDGIGDFVIVKSDGIPVYNYAVVIDDALMHISHVIRAEEHLSNTPRQILLYQALGFQTPAFGHISLILGKDRTKMSKRHGATSVDQYRNLGYLPEAIVNFLALLGWAPAGEQELFTSEELIEQFSMDRVAKNPAVFDIDKLNWINAQYIKKLTADQLLALTLPHLIKSGYVNEEDLTPEKKAWLEMVVWAVREQLSFGAQIVDHVGIFFSDEFEFESQEARDILLDPDIPQVMDAFRDKLAAVETLDIPATQALMKSIAKELKLPNKKVFMPIRVALTGQMHGPELFSLAPILGKERSLKRLERSLERVR from the coding sequence AACAGTGAATTCCGGGTGCGGTTTGCGCCCAGTCCCACGGGGCCATTTCATATTGGCGGCGCCCGGTCGGCTTTATTTAATTGGCTGTTGGCGAAAAAACAGGGCGGGACGCTGGTTCTGCGGATTGAGGATACCGATTTGGAACGCTCCAGCCGGGAATCGGAAGAGAATATTAAATCTGCCCTGCGTTGGCTGGGCATTGTCTGGAACGAAGGAATCGACGCCGGCGGCGCTTATGGCCCTTATCGTCAGACCGAACGGCTGGAGTTTTACCAGCAGTATACGGATAAACTGATATCCGAAGGAAAAGCCTACTATTGCTACTGCAGCGAAGACGAACTGGAGGCCGAAAGGCAGGAATTATCCGGCAAAGGTGAGACTCCCCGCTATCTGGGACGCTGCCGGCATCTGTCTGAGGCTCAAAAACAGCAGTTTATCGCCGAAGGACGCAAACCGACGGTACGGTTTCATGTGCCGGAACACCAGCAGATTGTATTTTCCGATCAGGTACGCGGTGTAGTAAGTTTTGAATCCGACGGTATTGGTGATTTTGTCATTGTGAAATCCGACGGCATTCCGGTTTATAACTATGCGGTAGTTATTGACGATGCTCTGATGCACATCAGCCACGTCATCCGGGCTGAGGAACACCTTTCCAATACGCCCCGCCAAATCCTTTTGTATCAGGCTCTGGGTTTTCAAACGCCGGCATTCGGCCACATCTCACTGATCCTCGGTAAGGATCGCACCAAAATGAGCAAGCGCCACGGCGCTACCTCGGTGGACCAATACCGCAATCTGGGATATTTGCCGGAAGCCATCGTTAACTTTCTGGCTTTGCTGGGCTGGGCGCCAGCCGGTGAACAGGAGCTATTTACCAGCGAGGAGCTCATTGAGCAGTTTTCTATGGATCGGGTGGCTAAAAATCCGGCGGTTTTCGATATCGACAAATTGAACTGGATTAATGCCCAATACATAAAAAAATTGACGGCTGACCAACTGCTGGCCTTAACCTTGCCTCATCTCATCAAATCAGGTTATGTGAATGAAGAGGATTTGACTCCTGAGAAAAAGGCCTGGCTGGAAATGGTGGTGTGGGCCGTACGGGAGCAGCTAAGCTTTGGGGCCCAGATCGTCGATCATGTAGGCATCTTTTTTTCCGATGAGTTTGAATTTGAAAGCCAGGAAGCCAGAGACATTCTCCTGGACCCAGATATTCCTCAGGTCATGGATGCCTTCCGCGACAAACTTGCGGCCGTGGAAACGCTGGACATTCCCGCTACTCAGGCTTTGATGAAAAGTATTGCCAAGGAACTCAAGTTGCCCAATAAAAAGGTATTCATGCCTATCCGGGTGGCTCTGACCGGTCAAATGCACGGGCCGGAACTGTTCAGTCTGGCGCCCATACTGGGCAAAGAACGCTCCCTCAAACGCTTGGAACGCTCCCTGGAACGAGTGAGGTAG